The Novosphingobium kaempferiae genome includes a window with the following:
- the lptF gene encoding LPS export ABC transporter permease LptF, translating to MKFISALDRYILRLVLMPMLGIFLLAASLLVLDKMLRLFDFVATEGGPIGVVFKMLANMLPEYASLAIPLGLMLGILLAFRKLATSSELDVMRAVGLSYTRMLRVPYIITLVMVIANFAIVGYLQPLSRYYYEELNYELKSGALGASIKVGEFTALKDRIALRIDESRDDGRKLIGIFARLSNDKGQVLSISAREGRFLALKDNPDTIIFRLEQGQIIQDQPGEPSRVLTFTRHDLPIELPAIEKFRQRGGQEREYLLPELLKLGWNKDAPADERVSSQANFNYRMVEVVMMLLLPLLGVALAIPPKRSTSALGLFVSIVMVVAYHKVNQYANDVASLGKLNPILGLWGPFFVFAAIILWMYWRVAYVPGGQAIGWLETASDKGVKRLKSLLRRNRRGPILPTPADQT from the coding sequence GTGAAGTTCATCAGCGCCCTAGACCGGTACATCCTTCGCCTCGTGCTGATGCCGATGCTGGGCATATTCCTGCTCGCCGCATCGCTGCTCGTGCTCGACAAGATGTTGCGGCTTTTCGATTTCGTCGCGACCGAAGGCGGCCCGATCGGCGTCGTCTTCAAGATGCTCGCGAACATGCTGCCGGAATATGCCAGCCTTGCGATCCCGCTCGGCTTGATGCTCGGCATCCTGCTCGCCTTCCGCAAGCTTGCGACCAGCAGCGAACTCGACGTGATGCGCGCGGTGGGCCTCAGCTACACCCGCATGCTGCGCGTCCCCTACATCATCACGCTGGTGATGGTGATCGCGAACTTCGCCATCGTCGGCTACCTCCAGCCGCTCTCGCGCTACTATTACGAGGAACTCAACTACGAGCTCAAGTCGGGCGCCCTCGGCGCTTCGATCAAGGTGGGTGAGTTCACCGCGCTCAAGGACCGCATTGCCCTTCGCATCGACGAAAGCCGTGACGATGGCCGCAAGCTGATCGGCATCTTCGCGCGCCTGTCGAATGACAAGGGGCAGGTGCTGTCGATCTCCGCGCGGGAGGGGCGCTTCCTTGCGCTCAAGGACAATCCCGACACCATCATTTTCCGGCTCGAACAGGGCCAGATCATTCAGGACCAGCCGGGCGAACCATCGCGCGTGCTGACCTTCACCCGTCACGATCTCCCGATTGAACTTCCCGCGATCGAGAAGTTCCGCCAGCGCGGTGGGCAGGAGCGCGAGTATCTGCTGCCCGAACTGCTCAAGCTCGGCTGGAACAAGGACGCCCCGGCCGACGAGCGCGTCTCCAGCCAGGCGAACTTCAACTACCGTATGGTCGAAGTGGTGATGATGCTGCTGCTGCCGCTGCTTGGCGTGGCGCTGGCGATCCCGCCCAAGCGCTCGACATCGGCCCTCGGCCTGTTCGTGTCGATTGTGATGGTGGTGGCCTATCATAAGGTCAACCAGTACGCGAACGACGTCGCCTCGCTCGGCAAGCTGAACCCGATCCTCGGGCTGTGGGGGCCGTTCTTCGTCTTCGCGGCCATCATCCTCTGGATGTACTGGCGCGTCGCCTATGTGCCGGGCGGCCAGGCCATCGGCTGGCTGGAGACGGCGTCCGACAAGGGCGTGAAGCGCCTCAAGTCGCTGCTGCGCCGTAACCGGCGCGGGCCGATCCTGCCGACGCCTGCGGACCAGACCTGA
- the clpS gene encoding ATP-dependent Clp protease adapter ClpS produces MADDGDSDRGTGDDHQVGIATKTRAKPKKPSQFKVLMLNDDYTPMEFVVLVLKRFFNMDLEQATRVMLHVHQKGVGVCGIFPYEIAETKVNQVMDFARQNQHPLQCTLEKA; encoded by the coding sequence ATGGCGGATGATGGCGATTCCGATCGTGGAACGGGCGACGACCATCAGGTCGGCATCGCCACCAAGACCCGCGCCAAGCCCAAGAAGCCCAGCCAGTTCAAGGTGCTGATGCTCAACGATGACTACACCCCGATGGAATTCGTGGTGCTGGTCCTCAAGCGCTTCTTCAACATGGATCTGGAGCAGGCGACGCGCGTTATGCTGCACGTCCACCAGAAGGGCGTCGGTGTTTGCGGCATCTTCCCTTACGAGATCGCGGAGACCAAGGTGAACCAGGTGATGGATTTCGCCCGGCAGAACCAGCATCCGCTCCAGTGTACGCTGGAAAAGGCCTGA
- the phaP gene encoding phasin family protein (Members of this family are phasins (small proteins associated with inclusions such as PHA granules). Note that several different families of phasins have been named PhaP despite very little sequence similarity to each other.) produces the protein MADNEDPKNKVAPAPAAKPVEAKGDVVTIKPKAPAADKPDEPKPVAAASVAKAPEPVAPAPVKPEAPKSVEVKSAAEPKPVPEIKAAPAKAEPVKAAAKPVAAPKPVAAKVPVTKAAAPKPKIKPAPVKPKPVAEVVPVKAAPAKTTPVTVAATVPVTKVAEEIKEAVATVPVPKAAKPDAAPKTAPKKVPGKPVFAGLFSNFMLEETTMDMSANFTGFQDAVTEAQAKAKAAFEKGTSVLGEVSDFAKGNVEAAVESGKIYAEGVQALGSEFVTESRAAFEKMSGDIKDLAAAKSPTDFFKLQSDLVRKNFDTAVAYSSKNSEAMLKLMSDTFAPISGRVSIAVEKARSATSL, from the coding sequence GCCCCTGCGGCCGACAAGCCGGACGAGCCTAAGCCCGTCGCGGCCGCTTCCGTGGCAAAGGCGCCCGAACCGGTTGCGCCTGCGCCGGTAAAGCCGGAGGCGCCGAAGTCGGTCGAGGTGAAGTCGGCAGCAGAGCCCAAGCCGGTGCCTGAAATCAAGGCTGCACCTGCCAAGGCAGAGCCCGTCAAGGCGGCGGCGAAGCCGGTTGCGGCGCCCAAGCCCGTGGCGGCCAAGGTGCCTGTCACCAAGGCTGCGGCGCCGAAGCCCAAGATCAAGCCCGCTCCGGTCAAGCCGAAGCCGGTTGCAGAAGTTGTTCCGGTCAAGGCCGCTCCGGCCAAGACCACCCCGGTAACGGTCGCTGCGACCGTGCCGGTCACCAAGGTTGCCGAGGAAATCAAGGAAGCGGTTGCGACCGTTCCGGTTCCGAAGGCGGCCAAACCCGATGCGGCACCCAAGACCGCACCTAAGAAAGTACCGGGCAAGCCCGTCTTCGCAGGACTGTTCTCCAATTTCATGCTCGAGGAAACGACAATGGACATGAGCGCTAACTTTACCGGTTTCCAGGATGCCGTGACCGAGGCTCAGGCCAAGGCCAAGGCCGCTTTCGAAAAGGGCACCAGCGTGCTCGGCGAAGTCAGCGACTTCGCGAAGGGCAACGTTGAGGCTGCCGTCGAATCGGGCAAGATCTACGCCGAGGGCGTTCAGGCCCTGGGTTCGGAATTCGTCACCGAGAGCCGCGCCGCCTTCGAGAAGATGTCGGGCGACATCAAGGATCTCGCCGCTGCCAAGTCGCCGACCGACTTCTTCAAGCTGCAGAGCGACCTCGTCCGCAAGAACTTCGACACGGCCGTCGCCTACAGCTCGAAGAACAGCGAAGCCATGCTCAAGCTGATGAGCGACACTTTCGCGCCGATCTCGGGTCGCGTCAGCATCGCCGTCGAAAAGGCACGCTCGGCCACCTCGCTCTGA